The following proteins are co-located in the Candidatus Latescibacter sp. genome:
- a CDS encoding nucleotidyltransferase family protein, protein MIQNIPFEPILHYLYRILDIDPEEFSRRPQEIWQALYQLSSKEMIVLYFIAWSYDNWREYFPDERQKEFKDYLFRNQSRNIVLQSEIVYLAKIFKDAEIPIMFLKGSAGLIRGLYPLSLRFISDIDALVPMNKIEPSRELLASRGFLQTHKQTFFDKIHHHIEPYNNPAYPGEIEIHINPYDLSCLKKPEMPEIWDDAERIPYKREEVIVPSITDHAWILMRTDMLSKAFLPRIRDVIEMYQIQQKGYRVDFQLINKRADKDNISNAVKGMSYACSKYMGLKPLPCDDSLLVKWEEWTLKYKRKFINKSKDDLFIIYCAGIRYLPSGIVYRIHFISWLLRYNLHTCLLIVLQKLLRITGFLKPAKRLRKYLKENF, encoded by the coding sequence ATGATACAGAATATCCCATTTGAACCAATTCTCCATTATCTGTACAGAATACTGGATATTGATCCGGAAGAATTCTCCCGGCGTCCGCAAGAAATATGGCAGGCTCTCTATCAACTTTCATCAAAAGAAATGATCGTTCTCTATTTTATTGCCTGGTCATACGATAATTGGAGAGAATATTTTCCGGATGAAAGGCAGAAAGAGTTCAAAGATTATTTGTTTAGAAATCAATCGCGTAATATAGTTCTGCAGTCGGAAATTGTATACCTTGCGAAAATATTTAAAGATGCAGAAATCCCGATCATGTTCCTCAAGGGATCTGCGGGATTGATTCGGGGCTTATATCCACTGAGTTTACGGTTCATATCGGATATCGATGCGCTTGTACCCATGAATAAAATTGAACCATCTCGGGAATTGTTAGCATCTAGAGGTTTTTTGCAAACTCATAAACAGACATTTTTTGATAAGATACATCATCATATTGAACCGTATAATAATCCTGCATATCCCGGAGAAATAGAAATTCATATTAATCCCTATGATTTAAGTTGCTTGAAAAAACCTGAGATGCCTGAAATCTGGGATGATGCCGAAAGAATACCATACAAACGGGAAGAAGTCATTGTTCCCTCAATAACAGATCATGCCTGGATACTTATGAGAACGGATATGCTTAGCAAAGCATTTCTTCCAAGAATACGTGATGTAATTGAGATGTACCAAATACAACAAAAAGGATATCGTGTTGATTTTCAACTCATTAATAAAAGAGCCGATAAAGACAATATTTCAAATGCTGTAAAGGGAATGTCCTATGCATGTTCAAAATATATGGGATTAAAACCATTACCCTGTGATGATTCTCTTTTGGTGAAGTGGGAAGAATGGACTCTCAAGTATAAAAGAAAATTTATTAATAAAAGCAAAGATGATTTATTTATAATATATTGTGCAGGAATCAGATATTTACCATCAGGAATTGTATATCGAATCCATTTTATTTCGTGGTTATTACGTTATAATCTTCACACCTGTTTGTTAATAGTGTTACAAAAATTATTACGTATAACTGGGTTTCTTAAGCCGGCTAAAAGATTAAGGAAATATTTAAAAGAAAATTTTTAA
- a CDS encoding uroporphyrinogen decarboxylase family protein gives MNVSPAMNTPERLFAALTGKPVDRTPVSLYEIDGFGARYSPDHPSYARVRSYARERADNMVLETPAIPGPLGFLYTGGNEDDVFSEVRHEGPDEITTTTIFTPRGPLRMVKRLNADTYTIWTTEFLLKNEKDVDRLLSLPYVRAAPSMEKFDALKQKMCDRGIMLPDLIDPVVMISSVMPFEQYILLSVLNRKKYRALLDFFAERLHDYLDAVLERGAGPLFRIVGPELCTPPYMHPEDFREFIVAYDKPFIEKIHRAGCYARIHCHGKISKVVDLILEMEPDALDPVEEPPGGDILFSDAKRLLGGSVCLMGNIQESVFELKKPEEVTAEVRRIKEIGAPDGRFVLMPTATPITVPLSSRVEENLLAYLETGLE, from the coding sequence ATGAATGTTTCGCCTGCGATGAACACCCCGGAGAGACTCTTTGCCGCTCTTACCGGCAAGCCGGTGGACCGGACGCCGGTTTCCCTTTACGAGATCGACGGCTTCGGCGCACGGTATTCTCCGGACCATCCCAGTTATGCAAGAGTCAGGAGCTATGCCCGTGAGCGGGCGGACAACATGGTATTGGAAACTCCGGCAATTCCGGGGCCGCTCGGTTTTCTCTACACCGGCGGGAATGAAGATGATGTCTTTAGCGAAGTACGGCATGAAGGACCTGATGAGATCACAACTACCACGATCTTTACCCCGCGCGGGCCGCTCCGCATGGTAAAGCGGCTCAATGCCGATACCTATACGATATGGACGACGGAATTTCTCCTTAAAAATGAGAAGGATGTAGACCGTCTCCTCTCCCTGCCTTATGTCCGGGCGGCGCCTTCCATGGAAAAATTCGATGCTCTCAAACAGAAGATGTGCGACCGCGGCATCATGCTGCCTGACCTGATAGACCCGGTGGTGATGATTTCTTCGGTCATGCCTTTCGAGCAGTACATCCTCCTGAGCGTTTTGAACCGGAAGAAATACCGGGCGCTCCTCGATTTCTTCGCGGAGCGGCTGCATGATTACCTTGACGCCGTCCTGGAACGTGGCGCCGGGCCGCTGTTCAGGATTGTGGGGCCGGAGCTTTGCACCCCTCCCTATATGCACCCGGAAGATTTTCGGGAATTCATTGTCGCTTATGACAAACCGTTTATTGAGAAAATCCACCGGGCGGGATGCTATGCCCGGATTCATTGCCACGGGAAAATCTCGAAAGTTGTTGATTTGATCCTGGAGATGGAGCCGGATGCCCTGGATCCGGTAGAGGAGCCGCCGGGCGGAGATATCCTGTTTTCGGACGCCAAACGGCTGCTGGGCGGGTCAGTTTGTCTGATGGGGAATATTCAGGAGTCGGTTTTCGAGCTGAAAAAACCGGAGGAAGTGACAGCAGAAGTGCGGCGGATCAAGGAAATCGGCGCACCGGACGGACGGTTTGTGCTGATGCCCACTGCGACTCCGATAACAGTGCCGCTGTCTTCAAGGGTTGAGGAAAATCTCCTGGCCTACCTGGAAACCGGATTGGAATGA
- a CDS encoding T9SS type A sorting domain-containing protein, with protein sequence MTKTGGTATFTGNVDASAGVLTINGSGGTLALGTGLTHTVNIVTLTAGTLNGGSSTLNVSGSLSATSGTFTAGTGTVNFTSSGAQTIPALTFYNLGFSGAGAKTTATGTITVGGNWDVVGGTARLYTNNSSVTVSGNITGSGNITMGSSGTITVGGSWTNNGAFDAGTGTATVNYNAAGAQTVAALTYNNLTVSGSGIKTLGGNATVTGTLTATGSVLDNAGFSLIVGPKTQWSLNEAYGLNWVEKPQTFDSVTEGFAVIEPTSTADILSWQGFFISVKQNVNVLFLADPGAAAVSSPMSKTLTNDYWYLISSPLDPGGGRDAKTNLSNSPSQLLVGDYNGTAADKWRIYKRLYTNDVYHNYMDGSFETLEPGRGFWLRQKYDAGDKNVYVAGTGVSTTDGYYKMRLNFVALSANTWHQIGNPYWYTIKWSDVKFSDPLVGTEYPLGKIVADLPPDKTETCYVRLALVSSDGKAQDTYNRAGVILTEGGNPDIFSVSELTPPDPCVKLSVTDPSNTGRRALAYDYRSAGQDVYTWNVNLATTYDRTDAALSIKEFFNVPEWMGFTLTDTKTGESFALTGDKTIPVSLTKDTARTFILTAARKEIPTAADAVTPKAFGITGISPNPFNPSTTISFNLAVSGTARVSIYNLSGQLVETLVNGQMTAGSHKAVWNASRYASGVYIVVAESSGLKQSRKITLIK encoded by the coding sequence ATGACGAAGACTGGCGGTACTGCAACGTTTACGGGTAACGTGGACGCCAGCGCCGGCGTACTGACCATCAATGGTTCAGGCGGAACACTCGCCCTCGGTACCGGCTTGACGCATACCGTGAACATTGTAACGCTGACTGCTGGCACGCTGAATGGCGGCTCGAGCACGCTCAACGTGAGCGGGTCGTTGAGTGCAACAAGTGGAACGTTCACAGCGGGTACTGGAACGGTGAACTTCACTTCTAGTGGTGCGCAAACAATTCCAGCATTAACTTTTTATAATCTTGGTTTCTCTGGCGCTGGCGCAAAGACCACAGCTACCGGAACAATCACGGTGGGCGGGAATTGGGATGTTGTTGGTGGAACAGCGAGACTATATACGAATAATTCTTCGGTGACCGTGAGTGGCAATATTACCGGTTCCGGTAACATCACGATGGGGTCATCAGGAACAATAACGGTTGGTGGTAGCTGGACTAATAACGGAGCGTTTGACGCAGGCACGGGCACGGCTACGGTCAACTACAACGCTGCCGGTGCACAAACCGTTGCCGCATTAACATACAACAACCTCACCGTAAGCGGCAGCGGTATCAAAACGCTGGGTGGTAACGCTACGGTTACCGGAACCCTCACTGCCACAGGGTCAGTGCTGGACAATGCAGGTTTTAGTTTGATAGTTGGACCTAAAACACAATGGTCTCTGAATGAGGCTTACGGCTTAAACTGGGTTGAAAAACCTCAAACCTTTGACAGCGTCACAGAAGGTTTTGCGGTGATTGAACCAACCTCAACGGCGGACATTCTTTCATGGCAGGGATTTTTCATATCGGTCAAACAGAATGTGAACGTGCTTTTCCTGGCCGATCCCGGCGCTGCCGCTGTTTCTTCTCCCATGAGCAAAACTCTTACTAATGACTATTGGTACCTGATATCATCTCCGCTTGATCCAGGTGGTGGTAGAGACGCAAAGACCAATCTTTCGAACTCGCCGAGTCAACTTTTAGTTGGGGATTATAACGGCACTGCTGCTGACAAGTGGCGCATCTACAAGCGGCTATACACTAACGATGTGTACCACAATTATATGGATGGTTCGTTTGAGACACTTGAACCTGGCCGTGGATTCTGGCTCAGGCAAAAATATGATGCAGGAGACAAAAATGTCTATGTCGCTGGTACAGGAGTTTCCACCACTGACGGGTATTATAAAATGCGATTGAATTTTGTAGCACTTTCTGCTAATACGTGGCACCAGATCGGGAACCCTTACTGGTATACAATAAAATGGAGTGATGTTAAATTCAGCGATCCTCTTGTGGGAACCGAGTATCCTCTCGGTAAAATCGTTGCCGACCTGCCGCCGGACAAGACTGAAACCTGTTATGTCCGTCTCGCGCTCGTTTCCAGCGACGGTAAAGCCCAAGACACCTATAACCGCGCGGGAGTCATCCTGACTGAAGGCGGCAATCCGGATATTTTCAGCGTTTCCGAGCTGACGCCTCCCGATCCCTGTGTGAAACTTTCGGTGACAGACCCTTCAAATACTGGCCGCAGAGCGCTTGCTTACGATTATCGCAGCGCCGGGCAGGATGTCTATACCTGGAACGTGAATCTGGCAACAACCTATGACCGTACCGATGCGGCATTGTCCATAAAGGAGTTTTTCAATGTGCCTGAGTGGATGGGCTTCACGCTGACCGATACGAAGACGGGAGAATCGTTTGCCCTCACCGGAGACAAAACCATTCCCGTTTCTCTGACGAAGGATACAGCGAGAACCTTTATCCTCACCGCAGCCAGGAAAGAGATACCCACCGCAGCGGACGCTGTAACTCCCAAAGCGTTCGGTATCACCGGTATTTCGCCCAATCCGTTCAATCCCTCCACGACCATCAGTTTCAATCTCGCCGTTTCCGGAACTGCCAGGGTCAGTATTTACAATCTGAGCGGACAGCTTGTGGAAACGCTTGTAAACGGACAGATGACTGCCGGCTCGCACAAGGCGGTCTGGAATGCCTCAAGGTATGCCTCCGGTGTTTATATCGTTGTAGCGGAGTCGAGTGGACTGAAACAGTCAAGGAAGATTACATTGATCAAATAA
- a CDS encoding cupin domain-containing protein, with translation MLSKALLFCFLFLFSFAFPIILPQIQAQTAPKDDTSEEPDIDLFTVNWKDMTPHTLYGSLEVRDLLTGLQGDPLKPTKKGAVLTDIHSISYGTLKPGASTTPSRLYRVQGIFYIASGKGIIKSGGAEAPLREGIGVLLPPGVEFTFANTGREPLILYMIEEPIPAGFTPGKKMTVKNDRDFPPSTNLHRADSSRWLFSLRDGLSTIVAFDPVIYEPNSMVPPHVHLPGEEEVWIALDSIDIQVGNEHRTLLPGTAYKVPANGTTAHANINTSKNPKRLLWMMKVPVIRVNPPIRKKPADTPDGLI, from the coding sequence ATGCTCAGTAAAGCTCTCCTGTTTTGTTTCCTGTTCCTTTTTTCGTTTGCTTTTCCGATAATTCTCCCTCAAATCCAGGCGCAAACAGCGCCGAAGGACGATACCAGCGAAGAACCGGATATCGACCTTTTCACAGTGAACTGGAAAGATATGACTCCCCATACCCTGTATGGTTCCCTTGAAGTGCGGGATCTGCTGACCGGACTTCAGGGGGATCCTCTCAAACCGACGAAAAAGGGTGCGGTGCTTACCGACATACATTCGATCAGCTACGGAACTCTCAAACCCGGCGCATCGACTACGCCTTCCAGATTGTACAGGGTGCAGGGAATATTCTATATCGCTTCCGGGAAAGGGATTATCAAGTCAGGCGGAGCAGAGGCCCCCCTTCGCGAGGGGATAGGAGTGCTCCTCCCGCCGGGTGTGGAGTTCACATTTGCCAATACCGGCAGGGAACCTCTCATTCTTTATATGATCGAGGAGCCGATCCCGGCGGGATTTACTCCGGGGAAAAAGATGACGGTGAAAAACGACCGCGATTTTCCGCCGAGCACCAATCTCCACCGCGCCGACAGCAGCCGGTGGCTTTTCAGTCTGCGTGACGGCCTCTCTACCATTGTTGCATTCGATCCGGTCATATATGAGCCTAATTCCATGGTGCCGCCGCATGTTCACTTGCCGGGTGAAGAGGAGGTATGGATAGCACTAGACAGTATCGATATTCAGGTGGGAAACGAACATCGCACCCTGCTTCCCGGAACGGCATATAAGGTTCCGGCCAACGGTACAACCGCTCACGCCAACATCAACACCTCAAAAAATCCCAAACGTCTTCTCTGGATGATGAAAGTCCCTGTCATAAGGGTGAATCCACCGATACGTAAAAAACCGGCGGATACCCCGGATGGTTTGATATGA
- a CDS encoding DUF2283 domain-containing protein, translating into MKLKIDKENDALYFRLDESAIVESEEVQPGIILDFKADGKVVGVEILNLSARINPEQLKVLQYETV; encoded by the coding sequence ATGAAATTAAAGATAGATAAAGAAAACGATGCGCTTTATTTTCGACTGGACGAGTCAGCCATAGTAGAATCTGAGGAAGTGCAACCCGGTATAATTCTTGACTTCAAGGCAGATGGAAAAGTAGTTGGCGTTGAAATACTCAATTTGAGTGCCAGAATAAACCCCGAGCAGCTAAAAGTTCTTCAATACGAAACTGTATAG
- a CDS encoding homocysteine S-methyltransferase family protein, with translation MKFQDMLEQKTILVSDGAWGTEMAKHGLNPGDCPELLNADKPEVICAIARSYVQAGSDIILTNTFGGSPQKLARYGLENRTEELNEKGARLSVEMTQGKALVFASIGSTGEFLEPLGTIKAVDLIKSFGRQVRAFVAAGADGVLIETMTDLGETICALKAVKENSELPAVCSMTFDKGVQGYATMMGVKPDQAIDILEESRADAVGANCGSGIEDIIEVARIMRSESCLPLWMKPNAGLPELVKNQTVYRQSPEQMASYIPELLDAGATIVGGCCGSTPEHILKIRQAVDKYLKESLGK, from the coding sequence ATGAAATTTCAAGATATGCTCGAACAGAAAACAATTCTGGTCAGCGACGGCGCCTGGGGAACCGAGATGGCAAAGCACGGCCTCAATCCCGGGGATTGCCCCGAGCTGCTGAATGCCGACAAACCCGAAGTAATCTGTGCCATCGCCCGATCGTATGTCCAAGCCGGCTCGGATATCATCCTTACCAACACGTTCGGCGGAAGCCCTCAGAAGCTGGCCAGGTACGGACTGGAGAATCGCACGGAAGAATTGAACGAGAAAGGCGCCCGTCTTTCGGTCGAAATGACGCAGGGGAAAGCCCTCGTGTTCGCTTCCATCGGCTCGACCGGCGAATTCCTCGAACCTCTCGGTACGATAAAGGCTGTCGATCTGATCAAATCATTCGGCCGCCAGGTGAGAGCGTTTGTGGCTGCCGGTGCGGATGGAGTGTTAATCGAGACCATGACCGATCTCGGGGAAACCATATGCGCCCTCAAAGCGGTAAAAGAGAATTCCGAGCTGCCGGCGGTATGTTCCATGACCTTTGACAAGGGAGTGCAGGGATATGCCACCATGATGGGGGTAAAACCGGATCAGGCCATCGACATCCTGGAAGAATCGCGGGCCGATGCGGTTGGCGCCAACTGCGGTTCCGGAATCGAAGACATCATCGAAGTTGCGCGCATAATGAGATCGGAGAGCTGCCTCCCCCTCTGGATGAAACCGAACGCCGGCCTTCCGGAACTGGTGAAAAACCAAACAGTCTACCGTCAGAGCCCGGAACAGATGGCCTCATACATCCCCGAGCTTCTCGATGCCGGGGCGACAATTGTCGGAGGATGCTGCGGCAGCACCCCGGAACACATTCTGAAAATACGTCAGGCGGTGGACAAGTATTTGAAAGAATCATTAGGGAAATAA
- the pqqD gene encoding pyrroloquinoline quinone biosynthesis peptide chaperone PqqD: protein MVDHGIPKRASNLEIIEMADGIVIQCDDVIHTLNETAREVFDLCDGKRTVSEIIEEMKQRYPEEKIDVVIEDFIANLLKLNLIQI from the coding sequence ATGGTTGACCATGGGATTCCGAAACGCGCGAGTAATTTGGAAATCATTGAGATGGCTGATGGAATCGTGATACAATGTGACGATGTAATACATACGTTGAATGAAACAGCACGTGAAGTGTTTGATTTGTGTGATGGTAAACGTACAGTTTCAGAAATTATTGAAGAAATGAAGCAACGGTACCCTGAAGAAAAAATTGATGTGGTAATCGAAGATTTTATTGCAAATCTCCTGAAATTAAACCTCATTCAAATATAG
- a CDS encoding DUF4159 domain-containing protein, with the protein MTENREPERFTGFSRLIDIHKLERESRKFLYLGFVFAVFFHALLSLYFAWQNPFVSSRRAVKNETEEKHIQVYLVPLPPKLINPFEVWKGPAMESSRGRPRFAPRMPGGSITYKPLPGSLNELKLFRGKGETYQVDMDVMIREIAASGILDTIVTYAEPIRITLPYYYTDLSITRKPIDSPNRISMKEEMLTVEDLDTGRFKGLVVMNAADEKDTRGYVHIPVSVWGDVMTPPASTRRAVEGLARALKTYSGIVINIDRQIYFHSQELLRYPIVYISADEAFDMSERETTNFAAYLRKGGFAIIEAYGSPKPDLPPVGAGPLKQMLQDALGSAGILHPIPNDHFLYHCYYDFDDGPPRLIGEQTETVSMQPASILEGVWIDDRLAAIYSEKKYGEAWSGVTTMESYQKIGVNMIVFALTQYGGLSLKLIDDSKR; encoded by the coding sequence ATGACTGAAAACAGGGAGCCGGAGCGATTTACCGGTTTTTCCCGTCTTATCGATATTCATAAACTCGAACGTGAATCCCGCAAGTTTCTCTATCTGGGATTTGTGTTTGCAGTTTTCTTCCATGCCCTCCTGAGTTTATACTTCGCCTGGCAAAATCCGTTTGTATCTTCCAGAAGGGCCGTTAAAAATGAAACGGAAGAAAAACACATCCAGGTGTACCTCGTACCTCTCCCGCCGAAGTTAATAAACCCTTTCGAAGTATGGAAAGGCCCAGCCATGGAAAGCTCAAGGGGACGGCCGAGATTTGCCCCGCGCATGCCGGGCGGCAGTATCACCTACAAGCCCCTGCCTGGTTCGCTGAACGAGTTGAAGCTTTTCCGGGGAAAGGGCGAAACCTATCAAGTCGATATGGATGTCATGATCCGTGAGATTGCGGCCAGCGGCATTCTCGACACCATAGTAACATACGCAGAGCCTATACGGATCACTCTGCCGTATTACTACACCGATCTCTCGATAACCCGTAAACCGATAGACTCTCCCAACCGTATATCCATGAAAGAGGAAATGCTCACCGTGGAAGACCTGGATACCGGCAGGTTCAAGGGGCTGGTGGTAATGAATGCTGCGGATGAGAAGGATACCAGGGGATATGTACATATCCCGGTATCTGTATGGGGAGATGTCATGACCCCGCCCGCGTCGACAAGGAGGGCGGTCGAGGGGCTTGCCCGGGCGTTGAAAACATACAGCGGGATAGTAATAAATATTGACAGGCAGATCTACTTTCATTCACAGGAATTATTGAGATATCCGATCGTGTACATCTCCGCCGACGAGGCGTTCGACATGTCGGAACGGGAAACCACGAATTTCGCCGCGTATTTGAGGAAGGGAGGATTCGCCATCATCGAGGCTTACGGCAGCCCCAAACCCGACCTTCCCCCCGTGGGCGCGGGGCCTTTGAAACAGATGCTCCAGGATGCGCTCGGCTCGGCCGGTATTCTTCATCCCATACCGAACGATCATTTCCTGTATCACTGTTACTATGATTTTGACGACGGCCCCCCGCGTCTCATAGGGGAACAGACTGAAACAGTATCCATGCAGCCAGCCTCGATACTGGAAGGCGTCTGGATCGATGATCGTCTGGCGGCGATTTACTCGGAGAAAAAATACGGCGAGGCGTGGAGCGGAGTAACCACCATGGAATCCTACCAGAAGATCGGAGTTAACATGATCGTCTTTGCTCTCACCCAGTACGGGGGACTTTCTCTGAAATTGATAGACGATAGCAAAAGGTAA